A stretch of Anas platyrhynchos isolate ZD024472 breed Pekin duck chromosome 29, IASCAAS_PekinDuck_T2T, whole genome shotgun sequence DNA encodes these proteins:
- the FGF22 gene encoding fibroblast growth factor 22 isoform X3, protein MRRGGPAAIAACLAGALAVLAGPGPGPGPGAGSPPWGGRRPPRSYGHLEGDVRCRRLFSATRFFLRIDGGGGVEGTRCRERPGSIVEIRSVRVGVVAIRAVHTGFYLAMNKQGRLYGSKEFSPNCKFKERIEENGYNTYASLRWRHRGRPMFLSLNSKGRPQRGGQTRRQHLSTHFLPMLIS, encoded by the exons ATGAGGCGCGGGGGCCCCGCCGCCATCGCCGCCTGCCTCGCCGGGGCGCTCGCCGTgctggcggggccggggccggggccggggccgggggcgggcagCCCCCCGTGGGGCGGCCGGCGGCCCCCCCGCAGTTACGGCCACCTGGAGGGCGATGTGCGCTGCCGCCGGCTCTTCTCCGCCACCCGCTTCTTCCTGCGCAtcgacggcggcggcggcgtggAGGGGACGCGCTGCAGGGAGCGGCCGGGCA GCATCGTCGAGATCCGGTCGGTGCGTGTCGGCGTCGTGGCCATCCGGGCGGTGCACACCGGCTTCTACCTGGCCATGAACAAGCAGGGGCGGCTCTACGGGTCG AAGGAGTTCAGCCCCAACTGCAAGTTCAAGGAGCGCATCGAGGAGAACGGCTACAACACCTACGCGTCGCTGCGCTGGCGGCACCGGGGCCGCCCCATGTTCCTCTCGCTCAATAGCAAGGGCAGGCCGCAGCGAGGGGGCCAGACGCGCCGGCAGCACCTCTCCACGCACTTCCTCCCCATGCTCATCAGCTGA
- the FGF22 gene encoding fibroblast growth factor 22 isoform X1, with amino-acid sequence MLPPPPPAPRRTAQAPRAARRELEAAVAVRELQLPAGNAAAPRAPWRPFRGGDERPDGAGAGARSGAGAGAGSGRDRGHEAGRPRGARPRGSPAPTAAPSPPRSPSGALRGELRGASRPHGAAEPRAGTGTRRGAASGSPGPAAGWGGRRERAEGRPSGHPHPHPARIYEWEAPPLAPPPAPPRPAHWWPRPRPAPPRRLAPLSAARPPRRGRCSLSLSPPPPWPGAAARRAAPRHEARGPRRHRRLPRRGARRAGGAGAGAGAGGGQPPVGRPAAPPQLRPPGGRCALPPALLRHPLLPAHRRRRRRGGDALQGAAGQHRRDPVGACRRRGHPGGAHRLLPGHEQAGAALRKEFSPNCKFKERIEENGYNTYASLRWRHRGRPMFLSLNSKGRPQRGGQTRRQHLSTHFLPMLIS; translated from the exons atgctccccccccccccccccgccccccgccgcaCCGCGCAGGCGCCGCGCGCAGCCCGCCGGGAGCtggaggcggcggtggcggtGCGGGAACTACAGCTCCCAGCGGGCAACGCGGCCGCGCCCCGCGCCCCCTGGCGGCCATTTAGGGGGGGTGATGAGCGGCCCGACGGGGCGGGAGCGGGGGcacggagcggggccggggccggggccgggagcggccGGGACCGCGGGCACGaagcggggcggccccgcggggctcGTCCACGGGGCAGCCCCGCGCCCACGGCCGCTCCGAGCCCCCCGAGGAGCCCGTCGGGGGCGCTGCGGGGGGAGCTGCGCGGCGCCTCCCGCCCCCACGGGGCCGCGGAGCCCAGAGCGGGGACCGGGACACGGCGGGGGGCGGCCTCGgggagccccggccccgctgcggggtggggagggcggcgggagcgggcagaggggcgcccgtcggggcacccccacccccaccccgcGCGGATTTATGAATGGGAGGCCCCGCCCctcgccccgccccccgccccgccccgccccgcccatTGGtggccgcggccccgccccgcccctccccgccgcctcgCGCCGCTCtcggccgcccgcccgccccgtcGGGGCCGCTGCTCGCTGTCGCtgtcgccgccgccgccatggcccggagccgccgcccgccgcgccgcgccccgccATGAGGCGCGGGGGCCCCGCCGCCATCGCCGCCTGCCTCGCCGGGGCGCTCGCCGTgctggcggggccggggccggggccggggccgggggcgggcagCCCCCCGTGGGGCGGCCGGCGGCCCCCCCGCAGTTACGGCCACCTGGAGGGCGATGTGCGCTGCCGCCGGCTCTTCTCCGCCACCCGCTTCTTCCTGCGCAtcgacggcggcggcggcgtggAGGGGACGCGCTGCAGGGAGCGGCCGGGCA GCATCGTCGAGATCCGGTCGGTGCGTGTCGGCGTCGTGGCCATCCGGGCGGTGCACACCGGCTTCTACCTGGCCATGAACAAGCAGGGGCGGCTCTACGG AAGGAGTTCAGCCCCAACTGCAAGTTCAAGGAGCGCATCGAGGAGAACGGCTACAACACCTACGCGTCGCTGCGCTGGCGGCACCGGGGCCGCCCCATGTTCCTCTCGCTCAATAGCAAGGGCAGGCCGCAGCGAGGGGGCCAGACGCGCCGGCAGCACCTCTCCACGCACTTCCTCCCCATGCTCATCAGCTGA
- the FGF22 gene encoding fibroblast growth factor 22 isoform X2 translates to MLPPPPPAPRRTAQAPRAARRELEAAVAVRELQLPAGNAAAPRAPWRPFRGGDERPDGAGAGARSGAGAGAGSGRDRGHEAGRPRGARPRGSPAPTAAPSPPRSPSGALRGELRGASRPHGAAEPRAGTGTRRGAASGSPGPAAGWGGRRERAEGRPSGHPHPHPARIYEWEAPPLAPPPAPPRPAHWWPRPRPAPPRRLAPLSAARPPRRGRCSLSLSPPPPWPGAAARRAAPRHEARGPRRHRRLPRRGARRAGGAGAGAGAGGGQPPVGRPAAPPQLRPPGGRCALPPALLRHPLLPAHRRRRRRGGDALQGAAGQHRRDPVGACRRRGHPGGAHRLLPGHEQAGAALREFSPNCKFKERIEENGYNTYASLRWRHRGRPMFLSLNSKGRPQRGGQTRRQHLSTHFLPMLIS, encoded by the exons atgctccccccccccccccccgccccccgccgcaCCGCGCAGGCGCCGCGCGCAGCCCGCCGGGAGCtggaggcggcggtggcggtGCGGGAACTACAGCTCCCAGCGGGCAACGCGGCCGCGCCCCGCGCCCCCTGGCGGCCATTTAGGGGGGGTGATGAGCGGCCCGACGGGGCGGGAGCGGGGGcacggagcggggccggggccggggccgggagcggccGGGACCGCGGGCACGaagcggggcggccccgcggggctcGTCCACGGGGCAGCCCCGCGCCCACGGCCGCTCCGAGCCCCCCGAGGAGCCCGTCGGGGGCGCTGCGGGGGGAGCTGCGCGGCGCCTCCCGCCCCCACGGGGCCGCGGAGCCCAGAGCGGGGACCGGGACACGGCGGGGGGCGGCCTCGgggagccccggccccgctgcggggtggggagggcggcgggagcgggcagaggggcgcccgtcggggcacccccacccccaccccgcGCGGATTTATGAATGGGAGGCCCCGCCCctcgccccgccccccgccccgccccgccccgcccatTGGtggccgcggccccgccccgcccctccccgccgcctcgCGCCGCTCtcggccgcccgcccgccccgtcGGGGCCGCTGCTCGCTGTCGCtgtcgccgccgccgccatggcccggagccgccgcccgccgcgccgcgccccgccATGAGGCGCGGGGGCCCCGCCGCCATCGCCGCCTGCCTCGCCGGGGCGCTCGCCGTgctggcggggccggggccggggccggggccgggggcgggcagCCCCCCGTGGGGCGGCCGGCGGCCCCCCCGCAGTTACGGCCACCTGGAGGGCGATGTGCGCTGCCGCCGGCTCTTCTCCGCCACCCGCTTCTTCCTGCGCAtcgacggcggcggcggcgtggAGGGGACGCGCTGCAGGGAGCGGCCGGGCA GCATCGTCGAGATCCGGTCGGTGCGTGTCGGCGTCGTGGCCATCCGGGCGGTGCACACCGGCTTCTACCTGGCCATGAACAAGCAGGGGCGGCTCTACGG GAGTTCAGCCCCAACTGCAAGTTCAAGGAGCGCATCGAGGAGAACGGCTACAACACCTACGCGTCGCTGCGCTGGCGGCACCGGGGCCGCCCCATGTTCCTCTCGCTCAATAGCAAGGGCAGGCCGCAGCGAGGGGGCCAGACGCGCCGGCAGCACCTCTCCACGCACTTCCTCCCCATGCTCATCAGCTGA
- the FGF22 gene encoding fibroblast growth factor 22 isoform X4, giving the protein MRRGGPAAIAACLAGALAVLAGPGPGPGPGAGSPPWGGRRPPRSYGHLEGDVRCRRLFSATRFFLRIDGGGGVEGTRCRERPGSIVEIRSVRVGVVAIRAVHTGFYLAMNKQGRLYGSEFSPNCKFKERIEENGYNTYASLRWRHRGRPMFLSLNSKGRPQRGGQTRRQHLSTHFLPMLIS; this is encoded by the exons ATGAGGCGCGGGGGCCCCGCCGCCATCGCCGCCTGCCTCGCCGGGGCGCTCGCCGTgctggcggggccggggccggggccggggccgggggcgggcagCCCCCCGTGGGGCGGCCGGCGGCCCCCCCGCAGTTACGGCCACCTGGAGGGCGATGTGCGCTGCCGCCGGCTCTTCTCCGCCACCCGCTTCTTCCTGCGCAtcgacggcggcggcggcgtggAGGGGACGCGCTGCAGGGAGCGGCCGGGCA GCATCGTCGAGATCCGGTCGGTGCGTGTCGGCGTCGTGGCCATCCGGGCGGTGCACACCGGCTTCTACCTGGCCATGAACAAGCAGGGGCGGCTCTACGGGTCG GAGTTCAGCCCCAACTGCAAGTTCAAGGAGCGCATCGAGGAGAACGGCTACAACACCTACGCGTCGCTGCGCTGGCGGCACCGGGGCCGCCCCATGTTCCTCTCGCTCAATAGCAAGGGCAGGCCGCAGCGAGGGGGCCAGACGCGCCGGCAGCACCTCTCCACGCACTTCCTCCCCATGCTCATCAGCTGA
- the RNF126 gene encoding E3 ubiquitin-protein ligase RNF126 isoform X1 has translation MAEASPQPGRFFCHCCAAEIAPRLPDYICPRCESGFIEELPEEPRNTDNETSSSTSTSDQSRHPFENVDQHLFTLPQGYGQFAFGIFDDGFEIPFGSNVQPEDNRDSENRREREHQSRHRYGARQPRARLAARRAAGRHEGVPTLEGIIQQLVNGIIAPTTIPNLGLGPWGVLHSNPMDYAWGANGLDAIITQLLNQFENTGPPPADKEKIQALPTIQITQEHVDSGLECPVCKEDYTVGENVRQLPCNHLFHNSCIVPWLEQHDTCPVCRKSLSGQNTATNPPGLTGMNFSSSSSSSSSSSPSNENSSNNS, from the exons ATGGCGGAGGCGTCCCCGCAGCCCGGCCGCTTCTTCTGCCACTGCTGCGCCGCGGAGATCGCCCCGCGCCTGCCC GACTACATCTGCCCACGGTGTGAATCTGGGTTCATTGAAGAGCTTCCTGAAGAGCCAAG AAACACCGACAATGAGACCAGCTCCTCTACATCAACCAGCGACCAGAGCAGGCATCCTTTTGAG AACGTGGATCAGCACTTATTCACCTTGCCGCAGGGCTACGGCCAGTTCGCCTTCGGGATTTTCGATGACGGCTTTGAGATTCCGTTCGGGTCCAACGTGCAGCCAGAAGACAACCGGGACTCTGAGAACCGGAGGGAGCGAGAGCACCAGTCCCGGCATCGATACGGCGCGAGGCAGCCCCGCGCTCGCCTCGCCGCACGGCGTGCCGCTGGCAGGCACGAGGGCGTCCCCACACTGGAAGG GATCATTCAGCAGCTGGTCAATGGCATCATTGCACCAACAACAATACCAAACCTAGGACTTGGTCCCTG GGGAGTCTTGCATTCAAATCCAATGGACTACGCCTGGGGTGCTAATGGCTTGGATGCAATTATCACACAG TTACTAAATCAGTTTGAAAACACTGGACCGCCGCCAGCAGACAAAGAAAAGATCCAGGCCCTCCCCACCATACAGATCACACAGGAGCACGTAG ATTCTGGGTTAGAGTGTCCCGTGTGTAAAGAAGACTATACAGTTGGGGAAAACGTCCGACAGTTACCTTGCAATCACCTCTTCCACAACAGCTGTATAGTCCCTTGGCTGGAACAG CATGACACGTGTCCTGTGTGCCGGAAAAGCTTAAGTGGACAAAACACTGCCACGAACCCTCCAGGACTCACAGGAATgaacttctcctcctcctcttcctcctcttcctccagctcACCAAGTAACGAAAACTCATCGAACAACTCATGA
- the RNF126 gene encoding E3 ubiquitin-protein ligase RNF126 isoform X2 gives MAEASPQPGRFFCHCCAAEIAPRLPDYICPRCESGFIEELPEEPRNTDNETSSSTSTSDQSRHPFEGYGQFAFGIFDDGFEIPFGSNVQPEDNRDSENRREREHQSRHRYGARQPRARLAARRAAGRHEGVPTLEGIIQQLVNGIIAPTTIPNLGLGPWGVLHSNPMDYAWGANGLDAIITQLLNQFENTGPPPADKEKIQALPTIQITQEHVDSGLECPVCKEDYTVGENVRQLPCNHLFHNSCIVPWLEQHDTCPVCRKSLSGQNTATNPPGLTGMNFSSSSSSSSSSSPSNENSSNNS, from the exons ATGGCGGAGGCGTCCCCGCAGCCCGGCCGCTTCTTCTGCCACTGCTGCGCCGCGGAGATCGCCCCGCGCCTGCCC GACTACATCTGCCCACGGTGTGAATCTGGGTTCATTGAAGAGCTTCCTGAAGAGCCAAG AAACACCGACAATGAGACCAGCTCCTCTACATCAACCAGCGACCAGAGCAGGCATCCTTTTGAG GGCTACGGCCAGTTCGCCTTCGGGATTTTCGATGACGGCTTTGAGATTCCGTTCGGGTCCAACGTGCAGCCAGAAGACAACCGGGACTCTGAGAACCGGAGGGAGCGAGAGCACCAGTCCCGGCATCGATACGGCGCGAGGCAGCCCCGCGCTCGCCTCGCCGCACGGCGTGCCGCTGGCAGGCACGAGGGCGTCCCCACACTGGAAGG GATCATTCAGCAGCTGGTCAATGGCATCATTGCACCAACAACAATACCAAACCTAGGACTTGGTCCCTG GGGAGTCTTGCATTCAAATCCAATGGACTACGCCTGGGGTGCTAATGGCTTGGATGCAATTATCACACAG TTACTAAATCAGTTTGAAAACACTGGACCGCCGCCAGCAGACAAAGAAAAGATCCAGGCCCTCCCCACCATACAGATCACACAGGAGCACGTAG ATTCTGGGTTAGAGTGTCCCGTGTGTAAAGAAGACTATACAGTTGGGGAAAACGTCCGACAGTTACCTTGCAATCACCTCTTCCACAACAGCTGTATAGTCCCTTGGCTGGAACAG CATGACACGTGTCCTGTGTGCCGGAAAAGCTTAAGTGGACAAAACACTGCCACGAACCCTCCAGGACTCACAGGAATgaacttctcctcctcctcttcctcctcttcctccagctcACCAAGTAACGAAAACTCATCGAACAACTCATGA